A window from Shewanella livingstonensis encodes these proteins:
- a CDS encoding tetratricopeptide repeat protein: protein MQGLTAIFLLVLVSIYSMHMPATAARLTAQGDRGTTQQSSLALEQCKARIKQISPQASLSFCSQQLKILDIDKYPIIAAKLQLILYDINQELGDKVVAEQMLDDVKNSATFTQNVEIQYLWLRKKAAEKLYRKSYQEAKTLFEQAFSIAKAQESEIWLAKSYNDLALTEQYLNQYDKALSYYQKSLAIKEALGNDFYTAITLNNLGLIYKKLEKFKDSQRYFELSLKHYLRYTTHNVDLHVIGYMSHLYGNLAEIYNINNEFNKKNFYSNKVIEAYNDNLVGDDRLSALINVATIHINANEFTPALHVADTLSEYLTRDDHSFHDVIFYLKAQIATHQKDATQAIKFIESAMDYSDTKQDSLQKMNIYHYASELYYDNGRPYESLVYLKKYQQLHEALLEKKYSESITVIQSDIENERVQRALAEEQIASQQKSQKIDKLLNLILGITSIGLLIGFIVSFYIYRKRKTQQHLMTIIESHKQQLFLLSNDDITEQDDTQQQATLSLSPSELTASFAELLVNTMIDCISIWEKSTKTNKVELADRSQIWTISIDSGRLRTRSLDKYLHVKKLPDNPRWRNVVKTCHFILSECNLSNDDRTLLTSHLDRIMQVIKSESLGVT, encoded by the coding sequence GTGCAGGGACTTACAGCTATTTTTCTATTGGTATTGGTATCGATCTATTCGATGCATATGCCTGCAACCGCGGCTAGGTTAACAGCCCAAGGAGATAGAGGTACTACACAACAAAGCAGCTTAGCATTAGAGCAATGCAAAGCCCGTATAAAACAGATTTCTCCTCAAGCCAGCCTGAGCTTTTGCAGCCAACAACTCAAAATATTAGATATTGATAAATACCCCATCATCGCCGCCAAGTTACAACTTATCTTATATGATATTAACCAAGAGTTAGGTGATAAAGTCGTTGCGGAACAAATGCTTGATGACGTTAAAAATAGCGCTACTTTTACTCAAAATGTCGAAATTCAATATCTCTGGCTACGTAAGAAAGCCGCTGAAAAACTTTATAGAAAGTCCTATCAAGAAGCTAAAACCTTATTTGAACAAGCTTTTAGCATTGCTAAAGCCCAAGAGTCTGAAATTTGGTTGGCGAAAAGCTATAACGATTTAGCACTAACTGAACAGTATTTGAATCAATATGACAAAGCATTAAGTTACTACCAGAAGAGTTTAGCGATTAAAGAGGCCTTAGGTAATGACTTTTATACTGCGATAACCCTCAACAATCTTGGTCTGATTTATAAAAAGCTCGAAAAATTTAAAGATTCCCAGCGCTATTTTGAACTATCACTTAAACATTACTTACGCTACACCACTCATAATGTAGATCTTCATGTTATCGGTTATATGTCGCATCTCTACGGAAACCTTGCTGAAATATATAATATAAACAATGAATTCAATAAGAAAAATTTCTACAGTAATAAGGTCATCGAAGCATACAACGATAACCTTGTCGGTGACGACAGGCTGTCTGCGCTAATTAATGTCGCGACGATCCATATCAATGCCAATGAATTTACTCCAGCCCTACATGTCGCCGATACATTATCGGAATATTTAACCCGCGATGACCATTCGTTTCATGATGTAATTTTCTATTTAAAAGCCCAAATAGCCACACATCAAAAAGATGCGACTCAAGCCATAAAATTTATTGAAAGTGCAATGGACTATAGCGACACCAAACAAGACTCATTGCAAAAAATGAACATTTATCACTATGCCAGCGAGTTATATTATGACAACGGCCGCCCTTACGAATCTCTGGTTTATCTAAAGAAATATCAACAGTTACACGAAGCATTACTTGAAAAAAAATACAGTGAGAGCATCACAGTCATTCAAAGCGACATAGAGAATGAACGCGTGCAACGAGCATTAGCAGAAGAGCAAATTGCTAGTCAGCAGAAGAGCCAAAAAATAGATAAATTACTTAATTTAATCCTTGGCATTACCAGTATTGGCTTGTTAATTGGCTTTATTGTGAGCTTTTATATTTATAGAAAACGTAAAACCCAGCAGCATTTAATGACCATAATCGAGTCGCATAAACAGCAATTATTTTTATTATCTAATGACGATATAACAGAGCAAGACGACACCCAGCAGCAGGCAACTTTGTCATTGTCGCCGTCGGAATTAACGGCTTCATTTGCTGAGTTATTAGTGAATACGATGATTGATTGCATCAGTATTTGGGAGAAAAGTACCAAAACGAATAAAGTAGAATTAGCCGACAGAAGCCAAATTTGGACGATATCTATCGACTCTGGTCGCCTAAGAACACGCTCTTTAGATAAATACCTACACGTAAAAAAATTACCTGATAATCCACGTTGGCGCAATGTGGTTAAAACATGTCACTTCATCTTGTCTGAGTGCAACTTGTCTAACGATGATAGAACATTATTGACCTCGCACCTTGACCGAATTATGCAAGTGATCAAGAGCGAGTCTTTAGGCGTAACGTAA
- a CDS encoding DMT family transporter, translated as MKSWILLSVAILTEVLATSALKASDGFSKLAPSIVVIVGYVLSFYFLSLALKGIPVGIAYATWAGLGIVLITLIAWVMYGQKLDLGALVGMGFILIGVVIMNLFSNVTPH; from the coding sequence ATGAAAAGTTGGATATTGTTAAGTGTAGCCATTTTAACTGAGGTGTTGGCCACTTCAGCGCTTAAAGCCAGTGATGGATTCTCAAAATTAGCACCTTCAATTGTAGTTATTGTGGGCTATGTATTGTCTTTTTACTTTCTATCTCTGGCATTAAAAGGGATCCCGGTCGGTATTGCTTATGCCACGTGGGCAGGCCTTGGGATTGTGCTTATTACCTTAATAGCCTGGGTGATGTACGGTCAAAAGTTAGATTTAGGTGCACTGGTGGGCATGGGGTTTATTCTGATTGGTGTGGTGATAATGAATTTATTTTCAAATGTGACGCCGCATTAA
- a CDS encoding iron-containing alcohol dehydrogenase: MLNFDYRNPTHVVFGKDRIAELDQLVPANARVLITYGGGSVQRFGTLDKVKAALGNRTVFEFGGIEANPKYDTLVKAVEVARKENIDFLLAVGGGSVMDGTKFIALATQFDGDTTTLLHHGFTPVPVANDKVIPLGVIATLPATGSEMNAFAVVSYQGGKFPVNHPCAYPTFAMLDPELTFSLPKIQVANGVVDAFVHVLEQYATYPVDARVQDRMAEGILRTLIEIGPITVEEPTNYDARANLMWSATSALNGMIGTGVPLDWSTHMIGHELTALFHIDHAQTLAVVLPSLWRVLKEQKHAKLVQYAARVWDITEGDEVSRVEQAIDKTEAFFKQVGLPVRLRDHGVTQEQLSQVVDALEAHGMTALSESGKVDLATSRKILDMAW, translated from the coding sequence ATGCTTAATTTTGATTATCGTAACCCTACTCATGTTGTTTTCGGTAAAGACCGTATCGCAGAGTTAGACCAACTTGTCCCAGCCAATGCTCGAGTATTAATCACTTACGGTGGCGGCAGCGTACAACGTTTTGGCACACTAGATAAAGTTAAAGCCGCATTAGGTAACCGCACAGTATTTGAATTTGGCGGTATTGAAGCGAACCCTAAGTACGACACTCTTGTTAAAGCAGTTGAAGTTGCTCGTAAAGAAAACATCGACTTTTTACTCGCTGTTGGTGGTGGTTCAGTGATGGACGGCACCAAATTTATTGCCCTTGCAACTCAGTTTGATGGCGATACCACTACATTGCTGCATCACGGTTTTACGCCTGTGCCAGTAGCAAATGATAAGGTTATTCCTCTTGGTGTTATTGCTACCCTGCCTGCTACGGGTTCAGAAATGAATGCCTTTGCTGTCGTCAGTTATCAAGGTGGCAAGTTCCCAGTAAACCACCCATGTGCCTACCCAACATTTGCCATGCTGGATCCTGAACTCACTTTCAGCTTACCAAAAATCCAAGTCGCAAATGGTGTTGTTGATGCATTTGTACATGTACTTGAGCAATATGCGACTTACCCAGTTGATGCCCGCGTGCAAGACCGTATGGCAGAAGGTATTTTGCGAACTCTCATTGAAATTGGCCCTATCACTGTTGAAGAGCCAACAAACTATGATGCTCGCGCAAACTTAATGTGGAGTGCTACATCGGCCTTAAATGGCATGATAGGCACAGGCGTTCCATTAGATTGGTCTACTCACATGATTGGCCATGAGCTAACCGCACTTTTCCATATAGACCATGCACAAACATTAGCAGTCGTATTGCCATCACTATGGCGTGTGTTGAAAGAACAAAAACACGCTAAATTAGTGCAATACGCAGCACGTGTTTGGGATATCACTGAAGGTGATGAAGTTAGCCGAGTAGAGCAAGCCATCGACAAAACTGAGGCCTTCTTCAAACAAGTCGGTTTACCAGTGCGTTTACGCGATCATGGTGTCACTCAAGAGCAACTCTCTCAAGTCGTCGATGCATTAGAAGCACACGGCATGACAGCACTGTCTGAAAGCGGCAAAGTAGATTTGGCCACCAGCCGTAAGATTTTAGACATGGCGTGGTAA